The following proteins come from a genomic window of Pseudomonas cichorii:
- a CDS encoding adenylosuccinate synthase — protein MGKNVVVLGTQWGDEGKGKIVDLLTEHATAVVRYQGGHNAGHTLVIDGEKTVLHLIPSGVLREGVQCLIGNGVVVAPDALLREIVKLEEKGIPVRERLRISPSCPLILSYHVALDQAREKARGELKIGTTGRGIGPAYEDKVARRGLRIGDLFHRERFAAKLGELLDYHNFVLVNYYKEPAIDFQKTLDECMEYADLLKPMMLDVTAALHEMRRDGKDIMFEGAQGSLLDIDHGTYPYVTSSNTTAGGIATGSGFGPMYLDYILGITKAYTTRVGSGPFPTELFDDVGAFLAKRGHEFGATTGRARRCGWFDAVILRRAIEINSISGLCLTKLDVLDGLETINICVGYENDEGAVIDAPTDADSYNGLRPVYEQMPGWSESTLGAKTLAELPENARAYIKRVEELVGAPIDIISTGPDRNETIVLRHPFA, from the coding sequence ATGGGTAAGAATGTCGTAGTCCTGGGCACCCAATGGGGTGATGAGGGCAAAGGCAAGATCGTTGATCTGCTGACCGAACATGCGACCGCTGTGGTTCGCTATCAGGGTGGCCACAACGCAGGTCACACACTGGTGATCGATGGCGAGAAGACCGTCCTGCACCTTATTCCGTCCGGTGTGCTGCGCGAAGGCGTGCAGTGCCTGATCGGTAACGGTGTAGTGGTTGCACCCGACGCGCTGCTGCGCGAAATCGTCAAGCTTGAAGAGAAAGGCATTCCGGTGCGCGAGCGTCTGCGCATCAGCCCTTCATGCCCGCTGATCCTGTCGTATCACGTTGCTCTGGATCAGGCGCGTGAAAAGGCGCGTGGCGAACTGAAGATCGGTACGACCGGTCGCGGTATCGGCCCGGCTTACGAAGACAAGGTCGCGCGTCGCGGTCTGCGCATTGGCGACCTGTTCCATCGTGAGCGTTTCGCAGCCAAGCTGGGCGAACTGCTCGACTACCACAACTTCGTGCTGGTCAATTACTACAAAGAGCCTGCCATCGACTTCCAGAAGACGCTCGACGAGTGCATGGAATACGCTGACCTGCTCAAGCCGATGATGCTCGATGTCACCGCTGCGCTGCATGAAATGCGTCGCGACGGCAAAGACATCATGTTTGAAGGTGCCCAGGGTTCGCTGCTGGATATCGATCACGGTACCTATCCGTACGTCACCAGCTCCAACACCACTGCTGGCGGCATTGCTACCGGTTCGGGTTTCGGTCCGATGTACCTGGATTACATCCTGGGCATCACCAAGGCCTACACCACTCGCGTCGGTTCGGGTCCTTTCCCTACCGAGCTGTTTGATGATGTAGGTGCTTTCCTGGCCAAGCGTGGTCACGAGTTCGGTGCTACCACCGGCCGTGCCCGTCGTTGCGGCTGGTTCGATGCGGTCATCCTGCGTCGCGCTATCGAGATCAACAGCATCTCGGGTCTGTGCCTGACCAAGCTGGACGTTCTCGATGGTCTGGAAACCATCAATATCTGTGTTGGTTACGAGAATGACGAGGGTGCTGTCATTGACGCGCCTACCGATGCCGACAGCTACAACGGTCTGCGTCCGGTCTACGAGCAGATGCCAGGCTGGAGCGAATCCACTCTGGGCGCCAAAACTCTGGCAGAGTTGCCTGAGAATGCGCGTGCCTACATCAAGCGTGTTGAAGAATTGGTAGGCGCGCCTATCGATATCATCTCCACCGGCCCTGACCGCAACGAAACCATTGTTTTGCGTCATCCGTTTGCCTGA
- a CDS encoding ATP phosphoribosyltransferase regulatory subunit gives MATVDRWLLPDGIEEVLPPEAARIEVARRQVLDLFQSWGYEFVVTPHIEYLESLLTGAGSDLDLRTFKVIDPQSGRQMGFRADITPQVARIDAHTLKREGPSRLCYAGSVLHAQPRALSSSRSPIQLGAELYGDASPSSDVEVISLMLAMLQLADVPDVHMDLGHVGIYRGLARAAGLSGEVEQQLFDALQRKAIDEVIALTADLPQELATMLRALVDLCGGREVLAAARDRLANAPAPVLAALDDLLSIAERLSARFPQLPLYFDLGELRGYHYHTGVVFAVFVPGVGQSIAQGGRYDDIGADFGRARPATGFSTDLKTLVTLGRAEIELPSGGIWMPDSTDAALWQQVCQLRSEGQRVVQALPGQQVSAAREADCDRQLIQHGERWQVMPLAS, from the coding sequence ATGGCAACGGTTGACCGCTGGCTGCTACCAGATGGCATCGAAGAAGTACTGCCACCAGAAGCGGCGCGTATCGAAGTAGCGCGTCGTCAGGTGTTGGATCTGTTCCAGAGCTGGGGCTATGAGTTTGTCGTCACCCCGCATATCGAATATCTGGAGTCTCTGCTCACCGGAGCCGGCTCGGACCTGGATCTGCGCACCTTCAAGGTGATCGATCCGCAGTCGGGACGGCAAATGGGCTTTCGTGCCGATATCACGCCGCAGGTGGCGCGTATCGATGCGCACACCCTCAAACGTGAAGGGCCAAGCCGTCTTTGCTACGCGGGCAGCGTCCTGCATGCCCAGCCGCGTGCCTTGTCATCCTCGCGCAGCCCGATTCAACTGGGCGCCGAGTTGTATGGCGATGCGAGCCCGAGCAGCGATGTCGAAGTCATCAGCCTGATGCTGGCGATGCTGCAACTGGCCGACGTACCTGATGTCCACATGGATCTTGGGCATGTGGGCATTTATCGTGGGCTGGCCCGTGCGGCCGGTCTGTCGGGCGAGGTCGAGCAGCAGTTGTTCGATGCCCTGCAGCGCAAGGCCATCGATGAAGTCATTGCCCTGACGGCCGATCTGCCGCAAGAGCTGGCCACGATGCTGCGGGCTCTGGTCGACCTGTGCGGCGGCCGTGAAGTTCTGGCTGCTGCTCGTGACCGTCTGGCGAATGCGCCTGCGCCCGTGCTCGCTGCACTGGACGATCTGCTGAGCATCGCCGAGCGCCTGTCTGCGCGCTTCCCGCAGTTGCCTTTGTATTTCGATCTCGGTGAGCTGCGCGGCTACCACTACCATACCGGTGTGGTCTTCGCGGTGTTCGTGCCGGGCGTAGGTCAATCGATTGCCCAGGGCGGTCGTTATGATGATATCGGCGCCGACTTCGGTCGCGCCCGTCCGGCAACCGGTTTCTCCACGGACCTGAAAACTCTGGTGACACTGGGTCGTGCAGAAATCGAGCTGCCATCGGGTGGTATATGGATGCCGGACAGCACGGATGCAGCACTCTGGCAGCAGGTTTGCCAGTTGCGCAGCGAAGGGCAGCGTGTGGTTCAGGCTTTGCCTGGGCAGCAGGTGAGTGCAGCGCGTGAAGCCGATTGCGATCGGCAATTGATTCAGCATGGCGAGCGTTGGCAGGTAATGCCGCTGGCTTCTTGA
- a CDS encoding methyl-accepting chemotaxis protein, whose protein sequence is MSAVLSLLRSRLLRPVFIALGIAILVQVLVAVALTRSTVTALEADLASRLGVDSQHLSSELERASSEVTSSLDALSASTRQRLSAGLSTRLKDEQVQLRATLEKSLKDSATDMAELLAAVAPRAMWDNDTPTLSEFARRAQRNPNVLFVVYDDAAGEHLTRYLNRDNALIKSLLAKGEGERAMDKVLNAAKNDPSVYYIEASISPNGVEIGKVRMGVSTATVEENLVALDKRFSSLITNGEQLVSESLVSASKDSSAALRTRLQSAQSAATAMTSNTSLAVQGAAEDLRWRIGLGLALVGLGVLLLLAVVLGRRVVSKLHLLIAALNDLAAGEGDLTKRVKLDSNDEIGDMSAAVNRFIDKLQPIVREAGEVAQRTGVEIGVMSQRNAGADAAAERQRDEVAASLKALEQMADEAQSESNAMQAALQQVVGIKQATDENTRTSNQVGGLIEALAGQVETGSKVIERLAQQSEQIEVVLEVIHGIAEQTNLLALNAAIEAARAGETGRGFAVVADEVRALASKTQSSTGDIQEHIGALQRGAKEAVAAIGLAGRQAKEGLAVLRESAKLQQTVQESVEQVHAAIGLATRAAEHQAEGAQAVRGRVEVIHAQAEQAAKAVVETTASGKVLNGLAAQLKASLGQFRA, encoded by the coding sequence GTGTCAGCAGTGCTCTCTCTTTTACGCAGCCGCTTGCTGCGTCCGGTTTTCATCGCGCTTGGTATTGCCATTCTGGTGCAGGTGCTTGTTGCAGTCGCTCTTACCCGGAGCACCGTCACGGCGCTGGAGGCGGATCTTGCCAGCCGGTTGGGGGTAGATTCGCAACATTTGTCTTCTGAGTTGGAGCGGGCGAGTAGCGAGGTGACATCAAGTCTTGATGCGCTTTCTGCCAGCACCCGTCAACGCTTGAGTGCCGGCTTGTCTACACGTCTCAAGGACGAGCAGGTGCAATTGCGCGCTACGCTGGAAAAGAGCCTCAAGGATTCGGCTACCGATATGGCCGAGTTACTGGCGGCTGTGGCGCCGCGAGCCATGTGGGATAACGATACGCCCACATTGTCCGAATTCGCCCGTCGTGCGCAGCGCAATCCCAATGTGCTGTTCGTCGTCTACGACGATGCTGCCGGTGAGCACCTGACCCGCTATCTGAACCGTGACAATGCCTTGATCAAGTCGCTGCTCGCCAAGGGTGAAGGCGAGCGCGCCATGGACAAGGTCCTGAATGCCGCGAAAAACGATCCGTCGGTTTACTACATCGAAGCCTCTATCAGCCCTAATGGTGTCGAGATCGGCAAGGTGCGCATGGGGGTTTCCACGGCCACGGTCGAGGAAAACCTGGTGGCTCTGGACAAGCGCTTCTCGTCTCTGATCACCAATGGTGAGCAACTGGTTTCGGAAAGTCTGGTGAGCGCATCGAAAGATAGCTCGGCTGCGCTGCGCACTCGTTTGCAGTCTGCCCAGAGCGCTGCGACGGCGATGACCAGCAATACCAGCCTGGCCGTTCAAGGCGCGGCCGAAGACCTGCGCTGGAGGATCGGTCTCGGTCTGGCGCTGGTTGGCCTGGGAGTGTTGCTGCTGCTGGCTGTGGTGCTGGGGCGTCGAGTGGTCAGCAAGCTGCATCTGCTGATTGCGGCCCTCAATGACCTGGCGGCAGGCGAGGGCGATCTGACCAAGCGTGTCAAACTCGACAGCAATGACGAGATTGGCGATATGTCGGCGGCGGTCAACCGCTTCATCGACAAGTTGCAGCCGATCGTGCGCGAGGCGGGCGAAGTGGCTCAGCGTACCGGTGTTGAAATCGGTGTGATGAGCCAGCGTAACGCTGGCGCCGATGCGGCGGCTGAGCGGCAGCGTGACGAAGTGGCGGCCAGCCTGAAGGCTCTTGAGCAGATGGCCGATGAGGCGCAGTCGGAAAGCAATGCCATGCAGGCTGCTCTGCAGCAGGTGGTCGGTATCAAGCAGGCGACCGACGAGAACACTCGCACTTCGAATCAGGTGGGTGGGTTGATCGAGGCGCTGGCCGGGCAGGTGGAAACCGGATCGAAAGTCATCGAGCGTCTGGCGCAGCAAAGCGAGCAGATCGAAGTCGTGCTTGAGGTGATTCACGGGATTGCCGAGCAGACCAACCTGCTGGCCCTGAATGCCGCCATCGAAGCGGCTCGCGCTGGCGAGACCGGGCGTGGTTTTGCGGTGGTTGCCGATGAAGTGCGTGCACTGGCCAGCAAGACTCAAAGCTCAACCGGAGACATCCAGGAGCATATCGGTGCCTTGCAGCGCGGTGCCAAGGAAGCTGTGGCTGCCATCGGTCTTGCCGGGCGGCAGGCCAAGGAAGGGCTGGCGGTTCTGCGAGAGAGCGCGAAGCTGCAACAGACAGTCCAGGAATCGGTCGAGCAGGTGCATGCGGCAATCGGTCTCGCGACCAGGGCGGCAGAGCATCAGGCCGAAGGTGCCCAGGCGGTACGCGGTCGTGTGGAAGTGATTCATGCTCAGGCCGAGCAGGCCGCCAAGGCTGTCGTCGAGACTACGGCCAGCGGCAAGGTGCTCAATGGCCTGGCTGCGCAGTTGAAGGCGAGTCTGGGGCAGTTCAGGGCCTGA
- the hflK gene encoding FtsH protease activity modulator HflK produces MAWNEPGGNSNNQDPWGGKRRGGDRKGPPDLDEAFRKLQESLNGLFGGGKKRSGDGNGGGSGGGGGFGLLGIGLVVLFAFWLYNAVYVVDEQEQAVVLRFGQYYETVGSGLNIYFPPFDRKYMENVTRERAYSKQGQMLTEDENIVEVPLTVQYKISNLQDFVLNVDQPEISLQHATESALRHVVGSTAMDQVLTEGRELMASEIKERLQRFLDTYRTGITITQVNVQSAAAPREVQEAFDDVIRAREDEQRARNQAESYANGVIPEARGQAQRIIEDANGYRDEVVSRAKGEADRFTKLVAEYRKAPEVTRQRLYLDTMQEVFSNTSKVLVTGDKGQNNLLYLPLDKMIESSRGGSTGNTSGSGSASATGTDTGARAPDTQQRDVRTRESR; encoded by the coding sequence ATGGCTTGGAATGAGCCGGGTGGCAACTCGAATAATCAAGATCCCTGGGGTGGAAAACGCCGTGGCGGCGACCGCAAGGGACCACCTGATCTCGACGAGGCCTTCCGTAAGCTGCAGGAAAGCCTGAATGGGTTGTTCGGCGGCGGTAAGAAACGCAGCGGTGACGGTAATGGCGGCGGTTCGGGTGGTGGCGGTGGCTTCGGCCTGCTGGGCATCGGCCTTGTCGTGCTTTTCGCTTTCTGGCTTTACAACGCCGTTTACGTCGTTGACGAGCAGGAGCAGGCTGTAGTTCTGCGTTTCGGCCAATACTACGAAACCGTAGGTTCGGGTCTGAATATCTATTTCCCGCCGTTCGATCGCAAGTACATGGAAAACGTGACTCGCGAACGTGCCTACAGCAAGCAGGGCCAGATGCTGACCGAAGACGAGAACATCGTCGAAGTGCCGCTGACCGTGCAGTACAAGATCAGCAACCTGCAGGACTTTGTGCTGAACGTCGATCAGCCTGAAATCAGCCTGCAGCACGCGACCGAAAGTGCGCTGCGCCATGTCGTGGGTTCCACGGCGATGGATCAGGTACTGACCGAAGGTCGTGAGTTGATGGCGAGCGAAATCAAGGAGCGTCTGCAACGCTTCCTCGATACCTATCGCACCGGTATCACCATCACCCAGGTGAACGTACAGAGCGCCGCTGCACCGCGTGAAGTGCAGGAAGCCTTCGATGACGTGATCCGTGCCCGTGAAGACGAGCAGCGTGCCCGCAACCAGGCCGAGAGCTACGCCAATGGCGTGATTCCTGAAGCCCGTGGTCAGGCCCAGCGCATCATCGAAGATGCCAACGGTTATCGCGATGAAGTGGTTTCCCGCGCCAAGGGTGAAGCTGACCGCTTTACCAAGCTGGTTGCCGAATACCGCAAGGCTCCTGAAGTTACCCGCCAGCGTCTGTATCTGGACACCATGCAGGAAGTCTTCAGCAACACCAGCAAGGTTCTCGTGACCGGCGACAAGGGTCAGAACAATCTGCTTTATCTGCCGCTCGACAAGATGATCGAAAGCAGTCGTGGCGGTAGCACCGGAAACACTTCGGGTTCCGGCAGTGCATCCGCAACTGGAACGGATACTGGTGCGCGAGCGCCCGATACCCAGCAGCGCGATGTACGTACCAGGGAGAGTCGCTGA
- the hflC gene encoding protease modulator HflC encodes MSNKSLITLIVGVVLAIVAWNSLYIVSQTERAVLLQFGRVVKADVPPGLHVKIPYMNQVRKFDGRLLTLDAPTQRFLTLEKKAVMVDAYAKWRVKDAERFYTATSGLKQIADERLSRRLESGLRDQFGKRTLHEVVSGERDALMADITGSLNRMAEKELGIEVIDVRVKAIDLPKEVNRSVFERMSTEREREAREHRAKGNELAEGIRADADRQRRVLLAEAYRESEEARGDGDAQAAAIYSKAYGQDQEFYAFYRSLRAYRESFTSKSDVMVLDPGSEFFRFLEKAKP; translated from the coding sequence ATGAGCAATAAATCGCTGATCACCCTTATTGTTGGCGTGGTGCTGGCAATCGTTGCCTGGAACAGCCTCTATATCGTGTCCCAGACCGAGCGTGCGGTTCTGCTGCAATTCGGTCGTGTGGTCAAGGCTGATGTGCCGCCGGGCCTTCATGTGAAGATTCCTTACATGAACCAGGTGCGCAAGTTCGATGGCCGCCTGCTGACGCTCGACGCGCCTACCCAGCGTTTCCTGACGCTGGAAAAGAAAGCGGTCATGGTCGATGCCTACGCCAAATGGCGCGTGAAGGATGCGGAGCGTTTCTACACCGCGACTTCCGGCCTCAAGCAGATTGCCGACGAGCGCCTGTCGCGTCGTCTGGAATCCGGCCTGCGTGACCAGTTCGGCAAGCGCACCCTGCACGAAGTCGTGTCGGGTGAGCGTGACGCGCTGATGGCTGACATCACGGGCTCCCTGAACCGCATGGCCGAGAAAGAGCTGGGTATCGAAGTGATTGATGTCCGCGTCAAGGCCATCGACCTGCCCAAGGAAGTCAACCGCAGCGTATTCGAGCGCATGAGCACCGAGCGTGAGCGCGAAGCGCGTGAACACCGGGCCAAGGGTAACGAGCTGGCTGAAGGTATTCGTGCCGATGCCGATCGTCAGCGCCGTGTGCTGCTGGCTGAAGCCTATCGCGAGTCTGAAGAGGCACGCGGTGACGGTGATGCCCAGGCTGCTGCGATCTACTCCAAGGCTTACGGCCAGGACCAGGAGTTCTACGCGTTCTACCGTAGCCTGCGCGCCTACCGCGAAAGCTTCACGAGCAAGAGTGACGTGATGGTGCTTGATCCGGGCAGCGAGTTCTTCCGCTTCCTGGAAAAAGCCAAGCCGTAA
- the hflX gene encoding ribosome rescue GTPase HflX has protein sequence MFFERHSGGERAILVHLDGQDPEAREDPQEFQELAISAGADTVAFINVPRHRPSAKYLIGTGKVEELRDQVRSEQADLVIFNHTLSPSQERNLERAFECRVLDRTGLILDIFAQRARTHEGKLQVELAQLEHMSTRLVRGWTHLERQKGGIGLRGPGETQLETDRRLLRVRLRQIKARLEKVRSQRDQARRGRKRADIPSVSLVGYTNAGKSTLFNAVTDSEVFAADQLFATLDPTLRRLQLDDLGPIVLADTVGFIRHLPHKLVEAFRATLEESSNSDLLLHVIDSHEPDRMSQIEQVMAVLGEIGAEGLPILEVYNKLDLLEGVDPQIQRDADGKPQRVWVSAHDGRGLDLLKQAVAELLGDDLFVGTLRLPQRFARLRAQFFELGAVQSENHDEEGASLLAVRLPRVEFNRLVSREGLQPLEFIEQHTLQ, from the coding sequence TTGTTCTTTGAGCGCCACAGTGGTGGTGAGCGGGCAATTCTCGTTCACCTGGATGGTCAGGACCCTGAGGCGCGCGAAGATCCGCAGGAGTTTCAGGAGCTGGCCATATCGGCGGGTGCCGATACCGTCGCGTTTATCAACGTGCCGCGTCATCGGCCATCGGCCAAATACCTGATTGGCACTGGCAAGGTCGAAGAGCTTCGCGACCAGGTCAGGTCCGAGCAGGCCGATCTGGTTATCTTCAATCACACCCTCTCGCCCAGCCAGGAACGTAACCTCGAGCGTGCATTCGAGTGTCGCGTGCTGGATCGCACCGGTCTGATTCTGGACATTTTCGCGCAACGTGCGCGCACTCACGAAGGCAAGCTGCAGGTCGAACTGGCCCAGCTTGAGCATATGAGTACCCGTCTTGTTCGTGGCTGGACTCACCTTGAGCGTCAGAAAGGTGGTATCGGTTTGCGTGGGCCGGGTGAAACCCAGCTGGAAACGGACCGTCGCCTGCTTCGGGTTCGCCTGCGGCAGATCAAGGCGCGCCTGGAAAAGGTTCGCAGTCAGCGCGATCAGGCCCGCAGAGGGCGCAAGCGCGCCGATATTCCTTCGGTTTCACTGGTGGGTTATACCAACGCCGGCAAATCGACACTGTTCAATGCGGTGACAGACTCTGAGGTGTTCGCGGCCGACCAGTTGTTCGCAACCCTCGATCCGACCCTGCGCCGTCTGCAGCTCGACGATCTGGGGCCGATCGTTCTGGCCGATACCGTGGGTTTCATCCGTCACCTGCCGCACAAGCTGGTCGAGGCTTTCCGGGCAACGCTCGAAGAGTCGAGCAACTCGGACCTGCTGTTGCATGTGATCGATTCCCATGAGCCTGACCGCATGTCGCAGATCGAACAGGTCATGGCGGTGCTGGGAGAGATCGGCGCCGAGGGCTTGCCGATCCTTGAGGTGTATAACAAACTCGATTTGCTGGAAGGTGTGGATCCTCAGATACAACGCGATGCCGATGGCAAGCCGCAGCGTGTCTGGGTGTCTGCCCATGACGGTCGAGGGCTGGACCTGCTCAAGCAGGCTGTGGCCGAACTGCTGGGTGACGATTTGTTTGTCGGCACCTTGCGTTTGCCTCAGCGTTTTGCTCGACTGCGCGCACAGTTTTTTGAGTTGGGCGCGGTGCAGAGTGAAAACCATGACGAAGAAGGTGCCAGCCTGTTGGCAGTTCGTCTGCCGCGAGTCGAATTCAATCGCCTGGTGAGTCGCGAAGGACTGCAGCCGCTGGAGTTCATTGAGCAACACACTTTGCAATAA
- the hfq gene encoding RNA chaperone Hfq, whose protein sequence is MSKGHSLQDPYLNTLRKEKVGVSIYLVNGIKLQGTIESFDQFVILLKNTVSQMVYKHAISTVVPVRPIRLPSATDSDSGDAEPGNA, encoded by the coding sequence ATGTCAAAAGGGCATTCGCTACAAGACCCTTACCTGAATACCTTGCGTAAAGAGAAGGTCGGGGTTTCGATCTATCTGGTTAACGGCATCAAGCTGCAAGGCACCATCGAGTCTTTTGACCAGTTCGTCATCCTGCTGAAAAACACTGTCAGCCAGATGGTCTACAAGCACGCAATCTCCACTGTTGTTCCTGTTCGTCCGATTCGCCTGCCTAGCGCTACCGATTCCGATTCGGGTGACGCTGAGCCAGGTAACGCCTGA
- the miaA gene encoding tRNA (adenosine(37)-N6)-dimethylallyltransferase MiaA, with amino-acid sequence MNALPPAIFLMGPTAAGKTDLAIELTKVLPCELISVDSALVYRGMDIGTAKPSREQLAEFPHRLIDILDPSESYSASDFRTDAMAAMAEITARGNIPLLVGGTMLYFKALLDGLADMPAADAQVRAELEAHAKAHGWQALHDQLAAVDPVSAARIHPNDPQRLIRALEVYRVSGMNMTAHREQQSEQTAQAAASGRQQLPYTVASLAIAPADRKVLHDRIALRFLQMLDQGFLDEVLALRSRGDLHSGLPSIRAVGYRQVWDHLEGKLTREEMQERGIIATRQLAKRQFTWLRSWENLHWLDSLARDNLPRTLKYLGSASILG; translated from the coding sequence ATGAATGCTTTACCACCGGCCATCTTTCTCATGGGGCCAACTGCCGCTGGCAAGACCGATCTTGCCATCGAACTGACCAAAGTCCTGCCCTGCGAGCTGATCAGCGTCGATTCGGCGCTGGTCTATCGTGGCATGGATATCGGCACGGCCAAGCCTTCACGGGAGCAACTGGCCGAATTTCCCCATCGTCTGATCGATATTCTCGACCCGTCCGAAAGCTACAGCGCCTCCGATTTCCGTACTGACGCCATGGCCGCCATGGCCGAAATTACCGCACGGGGAAATATTCCTTTGCTGGTGGGCGGCACTATGTTGTATTTCAAGGCTCTATTGGACGGGCTTGCCGATATGCCTGCCGCCGATGCACAGGTTCGAGCCGAGCTTGAAGCTCACGCAAAGGCCCATGGCTGGCAGGCGTTGCATGATCAGTTGGCTGCCGTGGACCCGGTGTCTGCGGCACGTATACATCCCAACGATCCGCAGCGTCTGATCAGGGCGCTGGAGGTGTATCGAGTCAGCGGGATGAACATGACTGCGCATCGCGAGCAACAATCTGAGCAAACTGCTCAAGCCGCAGCGTCCGGGCGTCAGCAATTGCCCTATACTGTGGCCAGTCTCGCGATAGCTCCGGCTGATCGCAAGGTGTTGCATGACCGCATCGCGCTACGCTTTTTGCAAATGCTGGATCAGGGGTTTCTGGACGAAGTACTGGCTTTGCGCTCAAGAGGAGACCTGCATTCGGGTTTGCCATCGATAAGAGCTGTCGGTTATCGCCAGGTCTGGGATCACCTGGAAGGGAAGCTGACACGGGAAGAAATGCAGGAGCGGGGCATCATTGCCACGCGCCAGTTGGCTAAAAGGCAGTTCACCTGGCTACGCAGTTGGGAGAATTTGCACTGGTTGGACAGCCTGGCACGCGACAATCTGCCACGCACCTTGAAATACCTGGGATCGGCCTCCATATTGGGCTGA